The Plasmodium brasilianum strain Bolivian I chromosome 14, whole genome shotgun sequence genome contains a region encoding:
- a CDS encoding V-type proton ATPase subunit H codes for MANDSGISVITKIVESEQKNQILHDSILNKMPCYDKYAEINILSSEEVQLLKKFHDFNKKEKFDYFKENDMIVSVLFNCLQTDFNIHLIQYVLTIFYEIIRNDGSSYSYILSILSDKNLYTYLMKLCTHNDIYIADKSSFLLSGSFCYNNNYFTDTEIKDFILKIDFFNVTEEGKMDIYINILKIDEYRKDIYELEQFLTIINKNLDLANNNANKQYKSVFCVWLLTFKDYFIRKLYKNNIIIVVINLFKKCRVEKILRVSLNIIKNIMHMDDCFEIIVDNNIIQTLTVLQYDKWRDNDIYDTIVQLLHKLDQRVKNYSNFERYCHELSNGKLKWSILHTEKFWLENVMQFEKDEFKAIQQLSDIIKNYAHNFAHKNDSNQTKEEVDNVTVAVACFDIGEFARLYPNGKKICQKFKIKENVMILIATKDRDIVREALLCAQKIMLNNWQSLSNAK; via the exons atggCAAATGATAGTGGAATTAGcgttattacaaaaattgtGGAATCTGAACAGAAGAATCAA aTACTACATGATTccattttaaacaaaatgcCATGCTATGACAAGTACGCAGAGATTAACATTTTGTCTTCGGAAGAAGTACagttgttaaaaaaatttcatgatttcaacaaaaaggaaaaattcgATTATTTTAAGGAAAATGATATGATTGTATctgtattatttaattgtCTTCAAACAGattttaatattcatttaattcaatatgtattaacaatattttatgaaattataagAAATGATGGAAGTTcttatagttatattttaagtatacTAAGTGATAAAAACTTATATACctatttaatgaaattgTGTACACACAACGATATTTATATAGCTGATAAAAGTTCTTTCCTACTGTCTGGGAGCTTTTGCtataacaataattattttacagatacagaaataaaagattttattttaaaaatagactTTTTTAATGTAACAGAAGAAGGGaaaatggatatatatataaatatattaaaaatagatgAATATAGAAAAGATATATACGAATTAGAACaatttttaacaataataaataaaaatttagatTTGGCTAATAATAATGCTAATAAGCAGTACAAATCCGTTTTCTGTGTATGGTTACTTACATTTAAGGATTATTTTATTaggaaattatataaaaacaatattattatagttgtaattaatttatttaaaaaatgtagagTAGAAAAGATATTAAGGGTATctctaaatataattaagaaTATAATGCATATGGATGATTGCTTTGAGATTATAGTAGATAACAACATAATTCAAACATTAACTGTTCTACAATATGACAAATGGAGAGATAACGATATATATGACACAATAGTTCAGCTTTTACACAAATTGGATCAGCGCGTGAAGAACTACAG CAATTTTGAGAGGTACTGTCATGAACTTTCAaatggaaaattaaaatggtCCATTTTGCACACAGAAAAATTCTGGCTCGAAAATGTAATGCAATTTGAGAAGGATGAATTTAAAGCTATACAACAGTTATcggatataataaaaaattatgcccACAATTTTGCACATAAGAATGATTCAAATCAAACAAAAGAGGAAGTAGACAATGTGACAGTGGCTGTAGCATGTTTTGACATTGGAGAGTTTGCAAGGTTATATCCAAATGGAAAGAAAATTTGCcagaaatttaaaataaaagaaaatgttaTGATTTTAATTGCAACAAAGGATAGGGATATAGTTCGAGAAGCGCTGCTGTGTGCGCAGAAAATTATGTTGAATAACTGGCAAAGTTTATcaaatgcaaaataa
- a CDS encoding hypothetical protein (conserved Plasmodium protein), whose translation MLGKRKLVEAQQQKKKKKWIEELDDDSEEIDLDCLNNLDENENFDLEEEEDEEKEDLNEKGKYLNKKDLEEVEKDDDTNETNNDGSICNGNNKKKKRYDWMSSDDEDISSDEEEEDEEKYENGRKNGSKNESKNLDEQNKSSGDHKESSSDTNRELNEKENGILNLINNKENSSNNNSNATINRAENDNLVNEDNDTNNNIPEIIDNINKYSINPLDVKLEEIEHIISFVYFQNIHFNCITEHLVEFLENYTNNKIIQINSDKSTNYTIIYKYDEKSNDKVIINKFSHFGKLFVHVKNYQVTFKQIVV comes from the coding sequence atgcTAGGAAAGAGGAAGCTAGTTGAGGCCCAGCaacagaaaaagaaaaaaaaatggattgAAGAATTAGATGACGATTCAGAAGAGATAGATTTGGATTGTTTAAACAATTtagatgaaaatgaaaattttgatttagaagaggaggaagatgaggaaaaagaagacctgaatgaaaaaggaaaatatctGAATAAAAAGGATTTAGAAGAGGTTGAAAAAGATGATGACACAAATGAAACAAACAATGATGGTAGCATATGTAAtgggaataataaaaagaaaaaaaggtatgACTGGATGAGTAGCGATGATGAAGATATATCGAGTGatgaggaagaagaagaCGAGGAGAAATACGAGAATGGGCGTAAAAATGGAAGCaaaaatgaaagtaaaaatttagatgaacaaaataaaagttcGGGAGATCATAAAGAAAGTAGTAGTGACACAAATAGggaattaaatgaaaaggaaaatggaattttaaatttaataaataataaggagaatagcagtaataataatagtaatgcAACTATAAATAGGGcagaaaatgataatttagtaaatgaagataatgatactaataataacatCCCGGAAATTattgataatataaataaatattcaataaaTCCATTGGATGTAAAACTGGAAGAAATTGAACATATTATATCTTTTGTTTATTTCCAAAACATTCATTTTAATTGTATTACGGAACATTTAGTGGAATTTTTAGAGAATTATacaaacaataaaattatacaaattaatTCAGATAAATCAACCAattatacaattatatataaatatgatgaaaaaagtaatgacaaggttattataaataaattttcacaTTTTGGGAAATTATTTGTTCATGTGAAAAATTATCAAGTAACCTTTAAGCAAATTGttgtttaa